One genomic segment of Ignavibacteriota bacterium includes these proteins:
- the flhA gene encoding flagellar biosynthesis protein FlhA, protein MNKILKNTDIIFAFGIIFILGLMVIPLPAFLLDFFLALNISFAILILIASLYINSPLEISSFPGLLLVLTIFRLSLNISSTRLILIDGYAGEVIETFGNFVVGGSYIVGFIVFLILIIIQFMVIVKGSGRISEVAARFTLDAMPGKQMAIDADLNSGIITEVEARTRRSDIAREAEFFGSMDGASKFVKGDAIAGLIINAINIIGGILIGVLQRDLTVVDALQSYTILTIGDGLVSQVPALLIATAAGMVVTKNSGGKSLDSQMKSQLLSNPRVLGTVAGSILLFALIPGMPTIPFLMLGGGLATTTFFVNKNKKTALLSESTEIETAKEEKEEKVEGYLQVDPVEVEIGYGLISLVDDSQGGNLFQKISSTRKFVALEYGVLVPPVRVRDNLQLKPNEYIIKIKGNIVAHYEIYADRYLAMNSGNINEKLSGIPTKDPAFGLDGFWVSDQEKDKAELLGYTVVDAVSVLSTHLQETIKKNFDKILTRQSVKQLLENLKQDYPAVIEDISPDSLPIGSIQKVLQSLLKELIPIKDLVQILESLIDYSKVTKNIEVLTEYVRHSLGDTIATLYKDPYNIIHAAAIGEGLEEYITNSLSKQGDATHTLGLTPDMLNALQNSINVLIGKFKKLGYMPIFITSATIRPYLFRLINSSFPDVVILSFTELPANIEVEFIGKLEV, encoded by the coding sequence ATGAATAAAATTCTAAAAAATACAGATATAATTTTTGCATTTGGAATTATCTTTATTCTAGGTTTAATGGTTATTCCATTACCTGCATTTTTATTGGACTTTTTCTTAGCACTGAATATTTCATTTGCAATATTGATTTTAATAGCATCGTTATATATCAATTCGCCATTAGAAATTTCTTCATTTCCGGGATTACTATTAGTATTAACAATTTTTAGATTATCATTAAACATAAGCTCAACAAGACTTATTTTAATTGATGGATATGCCGGCGAAGTTATTGAAACATTCGGAAATTTCGTTGTTGGCGGAAGCTACATTGTTGGGTTTATTGTGTTCTTAATTTTAATAATTATTCAATTCATGGTAATCGTTAAAGGTTCGGGAAGAATTTCTGAAGTTGCTGCAAGATTTACTTTAGATGCAATGCCCGGAAAGCAAATGGCAATTGATGCAGATCTAAATAGCGGAATAATTACCGAAGTTGAAGCAAGAACTAGACGAAGCGATATTGCAAGAGAAGCAGAATTTTTTGGATCAATGGACGGTGCTTCTAAATTTGTTAAAGGCGATGCAATTGCCGGACTTATAATAAATGCAATAAATATTATTGGCGGAATTCTTATTGGTGTTTTACAAAGAGACTTAACTGTTGTTGATGCTTTACAATCTTATACTATTTTAACAATTGGTGATGGATTGGTTTCTCAAGTACCGGCTTTACTAATTGCTACTGCCGCCGGTATGGTTGTTACAAAAAATTCCGGCGGAAAATCTCTTGATAGTCAAATGAAATCTCAACTTTTATCAAACCCCAGAGTTCTTGGAACTGTTGCTGGTTCAATTTTACTTTTTGCATTGATTCCCGGAATGCCGACCATACCATTTTTAATGCTTGGCGGCGGTTTGGCAACAACAACATTTTTTGTAAATAAAAATAAGAAAACAGCATTATTATCAGAAAGTACAGAAATTGAAACTGCAAAAGAAGAAAAAGAAGAAAAAGTGGAAGGCTATTTACAAGTTGATCCTGTTGAAGTTGAAATTGGGTATGGATTAATTTCACTTGTTGATGACAGCCAAGGTGGTAATTTATTTCAGAAAATTTCTTCAACAAGAAAATTTGTTGCACTTGAATATGGAGTTTTAGTTCCACCGGTTAGAGTAAGAGATAATTTGCAACTAAAGCCAAATGAATATATTATTAAGATTAAAGGAAATATTGTTGCGCATTATGAAATTTATGCAGATAGATATTTAGCAATGAATTCTGGAAATATAAATGAAAAATTAAGTGGCATTCCTACAAAAGATCCGGCTTTTGGTTTAGACGGATTTTGGGTTTCCGATCAAGAAAAAGATAAAGCAGAATTGCTTGGTTACACAGTCGTAGATGCTGTTTCGGTTTTATCAACTCACTTGCAAGAAACAATAAAGAAAAATTTTGATAAAATTTTAACAAGGCAATCGGTTAAACAGCTTTTAGAAAATCTTAAACAAGATTATCCTGCGGTTATTGAAGATATTAGCCCTGACTCACTACCGATTGGTTCAATTCAAAAAGTTTTGCAAAGTTTGTTGAAAGAATTAATCCCAATAAAAGATTTAGTACAGATTTTGGAATCACTTATCGATTATTCAAAAGTTACGAAAAATATTGAAGTATTAACTGAATACGTAAGACATTCACTTGGTGATACAATTGCAACACTTTACAAAGATCCGTATAATATAATTCATGCGGCAGCAATTGGCGAAGGTTTAGAAGAGTATATTACAAACTCTTTATCTAAACAAGGCGATGCAACACATACATTAGGTTTAACTCCGGATATGTTAAATGCGCTTCAAAATTCTATTAATGTACTAATTGGTAAATTTAAAAAACTTGGTTACATGCCCATTTTTATTACATCAGCTACAATACGACCATATTTGTTCAGATTAATAAATTCATCCTTTCCGGATGTTGTAATTTTATCTTTTACCGAATTACCTGCAAATATTGAAGTTGAATTTATTGGAAAATTAGAGGTTTAG
- the flhB gene encoding flagellar biosynthesis protein FlhB — MAELDGQEKSEQATSKRQLDTRNKGQAPKSQELNSLAVFTTGLLVLFLTKDYLGGKLWDISIYIFSSLDTLEISVDVLSIYMIKGAMFFILSMFPVFLGIIIISLAVGYGQVGFKFTPQALEPKFSKLDPIKGFKNSFLTTRPLVETLKSIVKLSAIGIFSYIFLEDMILNSIGLVNFTIQEIVNYTIENSIDFLWRVSLVYIVIAFSDFAYQKFKHKKDLMMTKQEVKEEHKQTEGDPQIKSQIRSKQFEMARKRMLDDVPKADVVITNPTHFAVALKYDIGKSIAPKVVAKGQDLLAQKIKAIAKEHNVPMHEDVQLARALYKACEVGQEIPETLFKAVAQILAYIFKLKKEKKKKSII, encoded by the coding sequence ATGGCAGAATTAGACGGTCAAGAAAAAAGTGAACAGGCAACTAGTAAAAGACAGCTGGATACTAGAAATAAAGGACAGGCTCCAAAGAGTCAGGAATTAAATTCTCTAGCAGTTTTTACAACTGGGTTATTGGTTCTGTTTTTAACAAAGGATTATTTAGGCGGAAAATTATGGGATATAAGTATTTATATATTTTCATCTTTAGATACTTTAGAAATTAGTGTAGATGTTTTAAGTATATATATGATAAAAGGAGCAATGTTTTTTATTTTGTCAATGTTTCCGGTTTTTTTAGGAATAATAATAATATCATTAGCAGTTGGATACGGACAAGTTGGATTTAAATTTACACCTCAAGCACTTGAGCCAAAATTTTCAAAGCTGGACCCAATTAAAGGATTCAAAAATAGTTTTTTAACTACAAGACCTTTAGTAGAAACACTAAAATCAATAGTTAAACTTAGTGCTATTGGAATATTTTCATATATCTTTTTAGAAGATATGATTCTAAATTCTATTGGACTTGTAAATTTTACAATTCAGGAAATAGTTAATTACACAATAGAAAATTCAATTGATTTTTTGTGGAGAGTTTCACTCGTTTATATCGTTATTGCATTCTCAGATTTTGCTTACCAAAAATTTAAGCACAAAAAAGATTTGATGATGACTAAGCAGGAAGTAAAAGAAGAGCACAAACAAACTGAAGGTGATCCGCAAATAAAATCTCAAATTAGAAGTAAACAATTTGAAATGGCCCGCAAAAGAATGCTTGATGATGTGCCGAAAGCTGATGTTGTTATAACAAACCCAACTCACTTTGCAGTTGCTCTAAAATATGATATTGGGAAAAGTATTGCTCCAAAAGTTGTTGCAAAAGGTCAAGATTTATTAGCACAAAAAATAAAGGCAATTGCTAAAGAACATAATGTTCCAATGCACGAAGATGTTCAATTGGCAAGAGCATTGTATAAAGCCTGCGAGGTTGGTCAAGAAATACCGGAAACATTGTTTAAAGCTGTTGCGCAAATTTTAGCTTACATCTTTAAGTTGAAAAAAGAGAAAAAGAAAAAGAGTATAATTTAG
- the fliR gene encoding flagellar biosynthetic protein FliR, with protein MTGILISDFLTGLMIFIRIGAMLSFAPLYSNTAIPTLLRLTLALILTYIVFFSVQTYPFTENDHFIFIVIFAIKEVMVGLTMAFVISIIFQGISFAGLLVGRDMGLAMSSMFDPVSGDDGNIIATLLSMAAVIVFILINGHQFLIESIAYSFKVIPLGGFKITQNALDLIVKYSGSIFILAIKISSPILVAFFLIHLASAIIARVSPSFQVFFVLLPLKLGLGLFLVALVMPLYIYLFRTLIYEYEDKLFEIVKALGN; from the coding sequence ATGACGGGAATATTGATTTCAGATTTTTTAACCGGATTAATGATTTTTATTAGAATTGGAGCAATGCTTTCATTCGCTCCATTATACAGCAATACGGCTATTCCAACTTTATTGCGATTAACATTGGCTCTTATACTAACTTATATAGTCTTTTTTAGTGTTCAAACTTATCCTTTCACTGAAAATGATCATTTCATTTTTATTGTGATTTTCGCAATTAAAGAAGTAATGGTTGGATTAACAATGGCATTTGTAATAAGTATAATTTTTCAAGGAATTTCATTTGCCGGATTATTAGTCGGTAGAGATATGGGTTTGGCAATGTCTTCAATGTTTGATCCAGTTTCCGGAGATGATGGAAATATTATTGCAACGTTGCTATCAATGGCTGCGGTAATAGTTTTTATTTTAATTAATGGACATCAATTTCTTATTGAGTCAATCGCATACTCATTCAAAGTCATTCCACTTGGCGGATTTAAAATCACACAGAATGCTTTAGATTTAATTGTTAAGTACAGCGGAAGTATTTTTATTTTGGCAATAAAAATATCATCGCCAATACTTGTTGCCTTTTTTTTAATACACTTAGCAAGTGCAATAATTGCAAGAGTAAGTCCATCCTTTCAAGTGTTTTTTGTCTTATTACCACTTAAACTTGGATTAGGATTGTTCTTAGTTGCGTTAGTAATGCCGCTTTATATTTACCTTTTTAGAACACTAATTTACGAATACGAAGACAAGCTTTTTGAAATAGTAAAAGCATTAGGCAATTGA
- the fliQ gene encoding flagellar biosynthesis protein FliQ: MSIDLVIEILSEAFFAVLIILLPILGSGLIIGVLISIFQAATSIQESTLTFVPKLIITAVTIIVALPFITDKMISFTHKIFNLIETVVK; encoded by the coding sequence ATGTCAATTGATTTAGTAATAGAAATATTAAGCGAAGCTTTTTTTGCAGTGTTAATTATTCTTCTTCCAATTTTGGGTTCGGGATTAATAATCGGAGTTTTAATTTCAATTTTTCAAGCGGCTACATCAATTCAAGAATCAACTCTTACATTTGTACCAAAATTAATTATTACGGCAGTTACTATAATTGTTGCTTTGCCATTTATTACAGATAAAATGATTTCATTCACGCACAAAATATTTAATCTAATTGAAACGGTTGTGAAATGA
- the fliP gene encoding flagellar type III secretion system pore protein FliP (The bacterial flagellar biogenesis protein FliP forms a type III secretion system (T3SS)-type pore required for flagellar assembly.), translated as MKKYLLILVFAISLFSFEENLFAQSSQTIAIPNIGVNVGSSDKPEDLAVTLQLLLLLTILSLAPSIIIMTTSFLRIIIVFNFLKTALGTQQMPPNQLLSGVALFITFFVMAPTWNEFNEKALQPYLDKKITVEEAYTKGIEPISTFMLRNTRPEELKFFIQLADIKQPKNHKDLPIHVLIPAFVLSELRAGFIIGFFLFIPFVMVDMIVSSILMSMGMMMLPPMMISMPFKILLFVLVDGWSLVIGSIVRGIN; from the coding sequence ATGAAAAAATATTTACTCATTTTAGTTTTTGCAATTTCATTATTTTCATTTGAAGAAAATCTTTTTGCACAAAGCTCGCAGACAATTGCAATTCCTAATATTGGTGTAAACGTTGGTTCATCGGATAAACCAGAAGATTTAGCCGTTACACTACAATTATTATTGCTGCTAACAATTTTGTCTTTAGCACCATCAATTATAATAATGACGACTTCATTTTTAAGAATAATAATTGTATTTAATTTTTTGAAAACTGCTTTGGGCACACAGCAAATGCCGCCGAATCAATTATTATCCGGTGTTGCATTATTTATAACTTTTTTTGTGATGGCTCCTACTTGGAATGAATTTAATGAAAAAGCACTTCAGCCATATTTGGATAAAAAAATTACGGTTGAAGAAGCCTATACAAAAGGAATAGAACCAATCAGTACTTTTATGTTGAGAAATACAAGACCTGAAGAATTAAAATTTTTCATTCAGCTTGCAGATATTAAACAGCCAAAAAATCATAAAGATTTACCAATTCATGTATTAATTCCTGCATTTGTTTTAAGTGAATTAAGAGCAGGATTTATAATAGGATTTTTTCTTTTCATACCGTTTGTAATGGTTGACATGATTGTCTCAAGTATTTTAATGTCAATGGGAATGATGATGCTCCCGCCAATGATGATTTCAATGCCATTTAAAATTTTACTTTTTGTTCTTGTTGATGGATGGAGTTTAGTAATCGGTTCAATAGTAAGAGGAATAAACTAA
- a CDS encoding flagellar biosynthetic protein FliO, translating into MGTWDIIQIFIILAVMAGIMYGLLFLVKKYLYTFDKKGNNNSKVKIISTQTILPKKFVSVIQFNNNVYLLGVSEHSINLIDKVDENIFVQESNNSLEKPKQNFLNLLKANMGIK; encoded by the coding sequence GTGGGAACATGGGATATAATTCAAATCTTCATAATTCTTGCGGTGATGGCGGGAATTATGTATGGACTTTTATTTTTAGTAAAAAAGTATTTGTACACTTTTGATAAAAAAGGGAACAATAATTCTAAAGTTAAAATAATATCAACGCAGACAATTCTTCCCAAAAAATTTGTATCTGTAATTCAATTTAATAATAACGTTTATTTACTTGGTGTTTCCGAGCATTCAATAAATTTAATAGATAAAGTTGATGAAAATATTTTTGTTCAAGAATCAAATAATAGTTTAGAAAAACCCAAACAAAATTTCTTAAATCTGTTAAAAGCTAATATGGGTATAAAATGA
- the fliN gene encoding flagellar motor switch protein FliN has translation MLAALEATNSDSSINASIADFPKFNESKKRGFFEDDKLEFLKDLQLNVYIELGRTKMEIKDILELERGYVIELEKLASEPVDVFVNNKKIAEGEVVVIDKHFGIRITSLLEASERLQGVK, from the coding sequence ATGCTGGCTGCATTAGAAGCTACTAATTCTGATTCATCTATAAACGCAAGCATTGCTGATTTCCCAAAATTTAATGAATCGAAAAAAAGAGGATTCTTTGAAGACGATAAACTTGAATTCCTTAAAGACCTTCAGCTTAATGTTTATATAGAACTTGGAAGAACAAAAATGGAAATTAAAGACATCTTAGAATTGGAACGAGGTTATGTAATTGAATTAGAAAAGTTGGCAAGTGAACCGGTTGATGTTTTTGTAAATAACAAAAAAATTGCTGAAGGTGAAGTTGTTGTAATCGATAAACATTTTGGAATTAGAATAACAAGTTTATTAGAAGCAAGTGAAAGATTACAAGGTGTTAAATAG
- the fliM gene encoding flagellar motor switch protein FliM — MAEVLSQQEIDALLNSADSGSTKTDFENVKVEKEVIPFDFRLPNRISKNQLRTIHNINENFAEMFSSFLMSKLQTIVNCNVTSVDQIYYSEYVLSVSNPACLFTFDINQTDIKGILEFSSEFALTLVDRLLGGNGKGTKNSQVITPIEQKVLEVVINKILNDLGKAWQIIGDYTFKIDKFEPDIDFVQITSQSESVLLITFEVHIGEQSYMMNLCFATYAFDTILSKLTNQNLSSIRPIKYAGTTAQNILTEHLKKTELNLEVEFGKSSIKFSQLLKLKVGDVILLNNQVGDEIKVSVEKKHMFYGISGVVNNHKAVRITKKVDKRKN; from the coding sequence ATGGCAGAAGTATTATCACAACAAGAAATTGATGCGCTGTTAAATAGTGCGGATTCAGGTTCAACAAAAACTGATTTTGAAAATGTTAAAGTTGAAAAGGAAGTAATTCCATTTGATTTTAGGCTGCCGAACAGAATTTCAAAAAATCAGCTTAGAACAATTCATAATATAAATGAAAACTTTGCGGAAATGTTCAGCTCTTTTTTGATGTCTAAACTTCAAACAATTGTAAACTGCAATGTAACTTCCGTTGATCAAATTTATTATTCTGAATATGTGCTTTCGGTTTCAAATCCAGCTTGCCTATTTACATTTGATATTAATCAAACAGATATTAAAGGAATTTTAGAATTTAGTTCTGAGTTCGCTTTAACATTGGTTGATAGATTATTAGGCGGAAATGGAAAAGGAACAAAAAACTCGCAAGTTATTACTCCAATTGAACAAAAAGTTTTAGAAGTGGTGATAAATAAAATTCTTAATGATTTAGGAAAAGCCTGGCAGATTATTGGAGACTACACTTTTAAAATTGACAAATTTGAACCTGATATAGATTTCGTTCAAATAACATCACAAAGCGAAAGTGTTTTATTAATAACTTTTGAAGTTCATATTGGCGAACAAAGTTATATGATGAATTTGTGTTTTGCAACTTACGCGTTTGATACAATTCTATCAAAACTTACAAATCAAAATTTATCATCAATTCGCCCAATAAAATATGCCGGAACTACAGCTCAAAATATTTTAACTGAACATTTGAAGAAAACCGAATTAAATCTTGAAGTTGAATTCGGTAAGTCATCAATAAAATTTAGTCAACTATTAAAATTAAAAGTCGGCGATGTAATTTTATTAAACAATCAAGTTGGTGATGAAATAAAAGTTAGTGTTGAAAAAAAACACATGTTTTATGGAATATCCGGAGTTGTAAACAATCATAAAGCAGTAAGGATTACAAAAAAGGTAGATAAAAGGAAAAATTAA
- a CDS encoding flagellar basal body-associated FliL family protein yields MAEEEVKKESKPEKPAKKGFNFKIILIGLPLFIIQLVLVYFITANFLVKSAPALHDKAEGENVEHAESEEEGEGHADSTMQIYSIEDLIINPAGTSGQRLLLLSVGFGVANEEKATLLRSNEIVIKDMILNSMSQKSLSDLSRVELKDSLKLEIADQVNKMLPGAKVKNVYFSKYVLN; encoded by the coding sequence ATGGCAGAAGAAGAAGTTAAAAAGGAATCGAAACCTGAAAAACCGGCAAAGAAAGGTTTTAACTTTAAAATAATTTTAATTGGACTTCCGCTTTTTATCATACAACTTGTGCTTGTATATTTTATTACTGCAAATTTTTTGGTAAAAAGTGCACCAGCTTTACATGATAAAGCAGAAGGTGAAAATGTTGAGCATGCTGAATCCGAAGAAGAAGGTGAAGGGCATGCCGATAGCACAATGCAAATATATAGTATTGAAGATTTAATTATAAATCCAGCCGGAACAAGCGGACAAAGACTTTTGCTTCTTTCCGTAGGTTTTGGAGTTGCTAACGAAGAAAAAGCTACACTTTTAAGGAGCAATGAAATTGTAATAAAAGACATGATATTAAATTCAATGTCGCAAAAATCCTTATCAGATTTGAGCAGAGTTGAATTAAAAGATTCTTTAAAATTAGAAATTGCAGATCAGGTAAATAAAATGTTGCCAGGCGCAAAAGTTAAAAATGTTTATTTCAGTAAATACGTGTTAAATTAA
- a CDS encoding T9SS type A sorting domain-containing protein — MRYIIICLIFLQDLILLTNNFAQTPTYSNITSRKAHTEPLTGSTYNQGVVLKGRWYYSPFSWENHGVFRQAIFSWGYSANNLPNTIVAIQDNSLIDWSSWVWTYIYTYFQVNLPLVENTTIYYTTRCVYEHQVNGQSSSISSITKSINYIDNTPPAVPTNLQVSETQDEHPKLTWNANTEPDINNYRVYRKRNSEAWVLTGTTSSTTFTDFDVTTTYLHGDDIYYKISALDVNGNSSGFSSIVWIEARLLKEVIAQDISSKPNEFNLRANYPNPFNPTTTITYEIPYSSKVNLNIYDIQGNMVAKLVDESKSAGVHSIQFNASNIPSGVYFYKLTAGNNSDMKKMLFLK; from the coding sequence ATGAGATACATCATCATATGTTTAATATTTCTTCAAGATTTAATCTTATTAACAAACAATTTTGCCCAAACGCCTACTTATTCAAACATTACATCAAGGAAAGCACACACTGAACCTTTAACTGGTAGTACTTATAACCAAGGAGTTGTTCTAAAAGGTAGATGGTATTATTCCCCATTTAGTTGGGAAAATCATGGTGTTTTTAGGCAAGCAATTTTTAGTTGGGGTTATTCAGCAAATAACTTACCCAACACAATAGTAGCAATACAGGATAATTCACTTATTGATTGGTCATCTTGGGTATGGACATATATTTACACATACTTTCAGGTAAATTTACCATTGGTAGAGAATACAACTATTTATTATACAACACGATGTGTCTATGAACATCAAGTTAATGGTCAAAGTTCTTCAATAAGTTCAATAACAAAAAGTATAAATTATATTGATAATACACCACCAGCAGTACCAACAAATTTACAGGTTTCGGAGACTCAAGATGAACATCCAAAACTAACATGGAATGCAAATACTGAACCAGATATAAATAATTATCGAGTTTATAGAAAAAGAAATTCTGAAGCTTGGGTTTTAACTGGTACTACAAGCTCAACAACATTTACTGATTTTGATGTTACAACAACATATTTACATGGAGATGATATATATTACAAAATAAGTGCTCTTGATGTAAATGGAAACTCTTCTGGCTTTAGTAGTATAGTTTGGATTGAAGCAAGATTACTTAAAGAGGTAATTGCACAAGATATAAGCTCTAAACCTAATGAATTCAACTTAAGGGCAAATTATCCAAATCCTTTTAATCCTACTACAACTATAACATATGAGATTCCATATTCGTCAAAAGTAAATTTAAATATTTATGATATTCAGGGAAATATGGTTGCTAAATTAGTTGATGAATCAAAATCGGCTGGAGTTCATAGTATACAATTTAATGCAAGTAATATTCCAAGTGGTGTTTATTTTTACAAGTTAACAGCTGGGAATAATAGTGACATGAAAAAAATGTTATTTTTGAAATAG
- a CDS encoding flagellar hook-basal body complex protein: MSLINSLFAGVSGIRNHQAMLDVIGNNIANVNSIGYKGSRVTFSDTFNQFIRYGTNPTDTAGGTNTFQVGLGMKLNSVDRNWNQGTFERTGITTDLALQGDGLFVLKKNGETFYSRAGAFIFDADGQLVNPQNGAIVQGKVATEDGTVPPGNNLENIVINSNLRLPAVPTTDIVWDGNLDSTSSLTRSEEFVQTGNLQNNVAVGTEQASEAVVYDDFGNEYSFTTNYVKTADNTYDLTYELLDSEGNPTVPTVGPVTVEVEFDPTTGAMTTFDGAAPDKVPITEPLLGIDFKFDPTNVEEGTTKTLSSVTDSNRKPTIVAGSVPVFDSLGNAHNMTLKFTKIADNNWKWVSEMPASSGTLAGSEGTISFNSDGSIASIAPNPPVVTFSPIGGASQENIELNLGEGFEGITQISGSSVVSMSSQNGSASASLANISIDQYGYIEGVFTNGQSRKLAQILVSTFPNRNALTSVGENMYTISANAGEPYISEPGETSNTTIQSGALEQSNVDLSEEFTRMIVSQRGFQANSRVITVSDTLLQEITNLVR, encoded by the coding sequence ATGTCTCTTATTAATTCCTTATTTGCCGGAGTTTCCGGTATCCGAAATCATCAAGCAATGTTAGATGTTATAGGAAACAACATTGCAAACGTAAACTCAATTGGTTATAAAGGCAGCAGAGTTACATTTAGTGATACTTTCAATCAATTTATTCGTTACGGAACAAATCCTACAGATACTGCAGGCGGTACAAACACGTTTCAAGTTGGATTAGGTATGAAACTTAATTCTGTTGATAGAAATTGGAATCAAGGTACTTTTGAAAGAACCGGAATTACAACAGATTTAGCATTACAAGGTGATGGATTATTTGTTCTAAAGAAAAACGGCGAAACTTTTTACTCAAGAGCAGGCGCATTTATTTTTGATGCAGACGGGCAATTAGTAAATCCGCAAAATGGTGCAATTGTTCAAGGTAAAGTTGCAACAGAAGACGGAACAGTTCCTCCCGGAAATAACTTGGAAAATATTGTTATTAATTCAAACTTAAGATTGCCTGCTGTTCCTACTACAGATATAGTGTGGGATGGAAATCTTGACAGCACTTCATCATTAACAAGATCAGAAGAATTTGTACAAACCGGAAATTTACAGAATAATGTTGCAGTTGGAACGGAACAAGCAAGCGAAGCCGTTGTTTATGATGATTTTGGTAATGAATATTCTTTTACAACAAATTATGTAAAAACAGCAGATAATACTTATGATTTAACATATGAATTATTGGATAGCGAAGGAAATCCTACAGTTCCGACAGTTGGTCCAGTAACAGTTGAAGTTGAGTTTGATCCTACAACTGGGGCAATGACAACTTTTGATGGCGCAGCTCCAGATAAAGTTCCGATAACAGAACCTCTCCTTGGAATTGATTTTAAATTTGATCCAACTAATGTTGAGGAAGGTACGACGAAAACATTAAGTTCAGTTACTGATAGTAATAGAAAACCAACCATTGTTGCTGGATCAGTTCCGGTATTTGATTCTTTAGGTAATGCGCATAATATGACACTCAAATTTACTAAAATTGCTGATAATAACTGGAAATGGGTATCAGAAATGCCTGCTTCAAGCGGAACTCTTGCCGGAAGTGAAGGAACAATTTCTTTTAATTCAGATGGATCGATTGCATCTATTGCACCAAATCCACCAGTAGTTACTTTTTCACCAATCGGCGGTGCATCTCAAGAAAATATCGAATTAAATCTTGGTGAAGGTTTTGAAGGAATTACACAAATTTCCGGAAGTTCGGTAGTTTCAATGTCTTCGCAAAATGGTTCTGCATCAGCATCTTTGGCAAATATCAGTATTGATCAATACGGTTATATAGAGGGTGTTTTTACAAACGGACAATCAAGAAAATTAGCGCAAATTTTGGTTTCAACATTTCCGAATAGAAATGCACTTACAAGTGTTGGCGAAAATATGTACACAATTTCTGCAAATGCCGGCGAGCCTTATATCAGCGAACCCGGAGAAACAAGTAATACAACAATTCAATCCGGCGCATTGGAACAATCAAACGTAGATCTTTCTGAAGAATTTACAAGAATGATTGTTTCGCAAAGAGGTTTCCAAGCAAATTCCAGAGTAATTACTGTTTCGGATACATTATTACAGGAAATAACAAATTTAGTTAGATAA
- a CDS encoding flagellar protein, protein MANMINGINVPFVPIVKPEHPANNIKEGSSSFDSIFKTELEKLKFSNHASKRIESRELELSNEDMNKLQNAVMKAEAKGAKDSLVVMNNKAFIINIPNKTVVTALNVEKSSENIFTNIDSVVFA, encoded by the coding sequence ATGGCAAATATGATTAATGGAATAAATGTTCCTTTTGTTCCAATAGTTAAGCCAGAACATCCTGCAAATAATATTAAAGAAGGTAGTTCAAGTTTTGACTCAATATTTAAAACGGAGCTTGAAAAATTAAAATTTTCAAATCATGCTTCAAAAAGAATTGAATCAAGAGAATTGGAACTATCAAATGAAGATATGAACAAATTGCAGAATGCAGTAATGAAAGCAGAAGCTAAAGGAGCAAAAGATTCATTGGTTGTGATGAACAACAAAGCGTTCATTATAAATATTCCAAATAAAACAGTTGTAACTGCTTTGAATGTTGAAAAAAGTTCGGAAAATATTTTTACAAATATTGATAGTGTAGTTTTTGCATAA